One Halobacterium wangiae genomic window, TGCGAGTACTTCGCGACCAGCATGACCACCATGCTGCGGTCGGAAGGCATCCCCGCTCGCTACGTTGTCGGGTACGCGCCTGGCGAACGAACGGGCCAGGACGAGTACACCGTCCGTGCGATGCACGCTCACGCCTGGGTGGAGGTGTACTTCGACGGTGTCGGGTGGGTGCGATTCGACCCGACGCCAGCGAGTGAGCGCCAGTCACAGGAAGCCCAGGCCGCGATGAACCAGGGCAGCAGCAGTTACCAGGCGGCATCCACCGACGGCTCACCAACGAACTCCTCCTCTTCGTCAGAGACGAGCAAGCCCGGCGAGAATGACTCCCAGTCCGGGGAACAGACTACCTCGGGGTCGACGACCACGACGGCCCCGACCGCGACAACCACCACGACCACCACTGAGACGACTGGGACGACCTCGACGACAGCAACCACGACGACCACTACAACGACGACGACGACGTCGTCGGATGAGACGGAGCAATCGGAGTCGTCACAGAACGAGACGAAGACGGAATCGGAGGGTCCGGCTCCGCTGAATGTGAGCCTGAATCGGGAGCCAGTTCCGGGAGCACGCGTGGTTGTCACGGTGACGCGTAACAACTCGGCGGTGGCAGATGCCAGCGTCTTGTTCAACGGTGAGCCAGTTGGGCGGACCGGAGAAAATGGGACTGTCGAGGGAATCGTCCCGTACACCGAGCAGCTCGACATCTCCGTCCGGACGCTAGAGAATCCCCCGGAGCTGATCGGCGGGATGGGAACCAATCCGGGATTCGCCTCGGTACAGCCAGCGCGGAACAATTCCTCGGAGAGCTACTCGCTCGATACTGATGCCACGGTTGCGGTGCTTGGGCGAACAGTGACCGCCAACGAGGTCCGCCTGCTGGCCACGATCGATGGCGTGCCAGTCAGGAACGCGACGGTTACTATGGACGGTGAGGCCGTGGCGAGGACCAACGCGTCGGGCGCAACCCGCGTTACACTGCCATCGGAACCTGGCGAAGCGATGATTCGCGTGCAGCGAGGCGCGGTCAACGGAACTCACACCGTCGACTTGCCGAGGTTGAATATCTCGGCGAACAGTACGGCGCCACTCGCGCTGCCGTTCACCGAAGTCACGATCAGAGCCGACATGAACGGGAGTGGCGTGACTGGGGTGCCTATCCGGGTCAACGGAGAAAAGGTTGGCACCACCGGCCCCGACGGGACGCTCACGACGCGCCTCCCACTCGCCGCCACGGCCGTCTTCGAACTCCAGCAGTTCGGCCAACAGCGGAGCACTCGCATCACTGGCCTCTACAAGAACACAGGACTCGTCGGCGGAGCACTCGCTCTCGTTGGGATACTCGTGTTATATGGGCGCCGACGCACCGGGGTGACGGGTAAATCCCTACTCGAGACTATCGTTAGTGCTGCCGTCAGGACTCTGCGGTGGCTCGTCGATACCATTCTGGTCGTCGCTGTCGGCCTCGCCGGCTGGGTCTCCCGGAGTCTCGTCCGCCTCAAGGACGCGCTGCTCGCACTGGTGGCGACACTACAGGGGAAGCTCTCCCCGCGCGTCTTGGCCGCTCGCTTCGTCGCCTGGCTCCGAGGTGTTCGCCGTCAGATAGTCACGGCGACGGAATCGGTCAAATCGAGCTTCCAGAACGTCCAGCACTCACTGCAGACGGATAGTGATGGGACCAGGCAGTCTGATTACCGGACGTTCCGAGATGCCTGGGCGACCTTCCTGGCGTATCTCTCGGTGCGCACCCCGGACCGCTACACGCCGGGTGAGTTGGCCGAGTATGCTGTCCGGGAGGATGGGTTGCCGGCCGATGCCGTGGAGACGCTCCGGGACGAGTTCCGGGCGGTAGAGTACGGGCGCCGCGAGCCGTCAGCCCGACTCGAACGCGTCGAAGCCGCGAGCCAGGCGATCGAGGCAGCCAAACGGCCCGATGACGAGGTCGACGCCGACGAGGGGGGTGAGGACTGATGCGGTTCCGAACGTTCGTCGGTATCCTGGGTGTCGCCTCGCTCGGGACGGGACTCCTGTTCATGTACGAGCCCGCGCTCGCCGCAGAGCTCCCACCCCTGGAGCAAGCCAAGGCGACATTCCAGGGGATACCCCCGAGCAAGCTGCTCGTCGGCCTCGGCGGCGCGCTCTCACTGTATGCCGGAGTGGCCGCCTGGACCGCAGGTGGCCACCCAGACGAATCGCCACTGGACGCGGACACCACGCGATTCGGCGCCGCACATCAGGCACCCCCAGAGATGGTAGTCGACGACGACCGAGTGCCGGTTAACGCACTATCTGGGAAGGCCTTCGAGCAGGTCGGGGAGAGCCGGTCCAACGTGGCGACCGTCCAGCACCAGTTACGGGCCACGGTTCGCACAGCCCTCGTCCTCGACGGTCGTGATCCAGAACCCGTCATCGAGGAGGGAACCTGGACGGACAGCCGACTCGCAGCAGCATACCTCTCTGAGTCCGAGGACCTCCGGCCGTCCGTCTGGAGTCGGCTCCGAATGTGGCTCGATCTCGAGCAAGAGCGTGAACGCCGATTCCGCGTGACGCTGCACGAAGTTGAGCAATTCGTCGGGAAGCAGACTGGAGGTGACCAATGAGCGAGACCTATCAACGGATTTCGCGGTGGCAGGCCACAGGCATCGCAGCGTTACTCCTGGTCGCTGTGGGATTCCTCTACGCGTCCCCAGTCGTTGTCGCTGCCGCGGCGATACCCGTCGCGTTCACGGCCTACGAGTCGTTGTCGACTGTGTCCGCGAGCGCAGAGCTGCAGGCTGAACGAGAAATTAGTGCAACTGGCGCTCGCCCCGGCGAACACGTCGAAGTGAAGGTTTCTTTGACGAATACCGGCTCTGCGGCCATCCCCGACCTCCGCGTCATCGACGACGTCCCCGACGAACTGGCTGTCGTGTCGGGCTCCCCCCGACTGGGAGCGACACTCCGATCGGGGGACACGGAATCACTGACCTACGAAGTTGTAGCGAAGCGCGGCAGCTACGAGTTCGCCGACCCGGTCGTTCGGGGACGATCGTTCGCTGCGAGTGAGCACAGTACTGTCTCAGTCGCAACGACGGGCGATTCGACTCTGGAGGGCTTACGGGCGATCGACGCGCCACCAGTGGATAACACGGCCATCCTGCGGGCGGGCACGCAGACGACCGACCAGGGTGGGCCAGGCGTCGAGTTCTACCGGACTCGCGAGTACCAGCCTGGTGACCCGTTGAATCGCTTGAACTGGCGGCAGTACGCGAAGACCGGGGAGTTGTCCACCGTCGAATTCCGCGAAGAGCACGCCACGCGGACGGCCCTCATCGTCGACGCTCGCCAGCCGACTCGCGTGACGCCACAGCCCGGACACCCGACTGCGACGGAACTCTCCGCGTACGTGAGTGCGCGGCTGTACAGCGCGCTCACGAATGCGGACGTCGAGACGATCGTTACGGCTATTGGATTACCAGACGATGTGGATGTTCGACTTGGCCCCCATGGACTTCCGTGGTCGACCGAGGAGTCCGCGACGACCGCGGAAGCAGTGCTGGACGCCGTCGACCAAGTCGCTACGCGGGGGCCAACCCGAACTACGGCTGGCTTATCGACGCCACCTGCGGGCGACGAACTGAGCGGTAGCAAGCCAGCTGTTGCGAACGGGTTACTCGCGCGATTGCCACCACGCGCGACAGTCGTTATTGCGACACCCCTCGTTGATAACTGGCCGCTCAAATTGGCTGGCGCATTGCGCCCCCATGGTTATCCGGTCACGATTGTCAGTCCAGATGTAACGACACACGGAGAGGCGCTGGAGGCTCCGGTTGGCCTTCACCGTGATCTCCGCCAGCAAACTCTCTCGCAGGCCGGCTTCACCGTCGTGGATTGGCAACTGGATACCCCACTCGATACCACCCTCGAGAGCGCCCTCGCGCACATCATCCAATGAGTTCCTCGATAACACCTGAAACGACCACGGTTGACAACGCGACGTGGCGACCGACGAGAGCTGGGACTACCGTCACCGTCCTGCTTACCGCGGTTCTCACCGCGCTCGTGGCGGTCTCGCTCGACCTGACGCTCGCGCTCGGCTCCGCGTGGGTGACGGCGCTGTCGCTTGGCGGCGCGATCTGGTTCGCCACGACGCTTCGCTGGAAACTGGTGGGGCGGTTCATCGCAGGCCTGCTCGTCGGCCTGTTCGGCCTTGGCACGACTGTCGCGCTCATCTACACCGGGGTCACGCTGGCGGGGAGCCTGTTCCCGCAGCCGACCGCGGCGCAGAGTGCGACTGCTATTCTCGCCATGGCCGCCCAACTGTTCGTCGTCTTCGGTGTGACCATCGCAGTCGTCGGAGCCGTCTCTACTGTAGGCGGACTGATCGACCGCTCTGCACTCCAGTTCCTGTGGGGAGTCACACTCCAGAGCGCTGTGCCATCCTCGGTGGGTGCAGCCGTACTCACCGCTGTCGCTATCGTCGGAAAGGTACAGCTCCAGAGCCTGAACCAGACGGTCGAATCCACGGTCCGCACAGGCATTCACGAGGCCGTGTCGATGCTCCTTTCGCCAGCGACCAGCCATCCGAATCTCACTTCGTTAGCGGGGCTCGTGCTCGTCACGATGTGGCTGCTAAACCGCGTGATTCGAACGCTCCCGCTCGCCGAACTCCTCGGCCCGCACCGAGTGGAGCCACTCCAGACGGCCCAACAGTCGATCAGCTACGTCTTGTTCGCGAGTGCTGTCGGAATCCTGGTCGGCCTCTGTACCGACTATCTCATTCCCGGAGCCACAATCCGTCAAGAGCTGAGTCCGTCCGCGTACCGCCTGCTGGTCGACGTGACGGCCTTCGAAGCAATCCGCGTCGTCCTCCTCGGGCTGTCCGTGCTCGGTTTGCTCCTGATTATCGTGACCACGACGGTCAAGTGGGTGGCGACGACGTCCCCGGGGAACGCGACGACGCGGTTCGCGCCCCTCGGTAGCGGGGTCGCAATCGGTGGTATCGCCCTCGTTCTCCACGGCCAGCTGGTCTGGAGTGCCCAGGACTTCGTCGCGCGGAATCTGCCACGGACCGTCTCAGGCACGTACCAGCGCCTCTCGGAGGGCGTCATCCAGTACTACGGGACGCTGACGCTGACGCTGGCGGTCTTCGCGCTCCTCTTGGTCGTCGCCGCGAGCGTGGTTCTCCTGCTCCGGGTCAGTATCTGGACACGGATTATTCCGAACACGACCACCGGGCCGGCCCTGGCTGGGTCGGGGCTGTTCTTGGCGACCGCCTTCGGGGGGACGCAGTCACTCCCGCCGACTTTCGTCTTCGTGGGGATTCTCGGTAGCTTCGTGGTCTGGGATGCTGGGCGGTTCGCGTGGACGCTCGGCAGGGAGATCGGGAGACAGGCACCAACGCACAAGGTCGAGGCAGTGCACGTGAGTGGCACGCTCCTCGTCGGCGGTATCGCGGCCGTCCTGGCGACGACGACGCTCACGTACGCGACCGAGGTGACCATCATCAATCCCTCCACGGTCCAGGTAGCGGCCGTCGGCGTCGCTGGCTCCCTCTTCCTGCTGGTATTCGCATCCCGGTAGCTGGGGCGTGTGAGCGACCCAACTCACGTATCACGACTCCCGGATTTAGATACCGTCAACGACGTCGGTGAAACACCAAACAATCACCGTGCGACTTGCTGAATCCCTATGGCGCCGTCCTGTAGCGGTATCTACGACTCATTTTCGTGGCCTGGTGGGTATCGGCGATGTTGCTCGAGCTTCTCTCGCTTCTCGTACTTCCGATCGAGGGCGGTCTGTCCGACATCCGTCCGGTCACTCACCACCTGGGCAGGCGAGTTCTCTTAGACACGTACCATCGGCTGAATCCGACTCTCACTGCTTATTGACGACCCAGGAGTTTCTCGGGGACGACTCGCCAGGCCCCATCCACTCACTCTGCGATTCTCACTTCAACTCAGAGTCCGGGTAGAGACAACTCTACCACTCGAATACTGGGTTTCGAAACTAGCTTCAACGACGTCGAGTCACTCGGATAGCCAATCATCTGGATTGTAGCGCTAACTCATTCTTTATCAACGGGGCCACTCAACAACTGACAGTACCAGTCGCAAATATGCGAGGCGAGATCAGCGTCTTCCGACCGGTCGAAGCGTACGCGGAGGCCGCCTCCTCTAGAACTCACGGTGTCGTCGCGTTCATCTCGTTCTGTGTGTTCGTCGGAACCATCGTCTTCGGCTTCGTGCCGGTCACGAGGGAGATCGAGACGTCCGGATATTCGACCGCAGAGCTACAGGAGGCAACAACTCGGAGTGAAGTGGACACCATCCTCCAGGCTTTCGAGCCGGTCATGGATTCGGTTGTACTCCTCTCTGTCCTGGATTACGTCTTCATCGTCGCTGGGTTCTTCCTCTTCTTCTCGCTTCACTCGCTGGCGATGAAGCGACTGGCGTTCGACGCCCGCCTGGTGGTGGTTCCGAAGCTCGGGATGGTGCTGACCGTCTGTTCACGGCTCCTCGATGCACTGGAGAATCTCTGGGTTATCCTGATCTACTCGAACCCCGATAGCTATCCCAGCGCTCTCATCAGCTTGATGAACACGACTCAATCGGCGAAATGGCTGGTGGTCGCCGTCGAATATCCCGTCCTCGGAGTGGCGATCGTTCTGGTCCTTCTGGCCCGATTCACCGCTCTCTTCGATAGCAAGACGCCCCGGTTGTAATCTACTGTCCATAATCGCCCACGGACGGCTCTATTGAGGCCTGTTCTTCAATATTCTATTGTCGGGAACAGTTGGTTGCTGAACGCTGCAAATCGAGGGTCGTAGGGTCTACCAGTTCGAAGGGGTGTTCGAATACTCGTGCGGGATACGCGTCGAGTAGTGATGCGTATTAGCGGACGACGGTAACCGGTGCAGGTGACCGTCTGGCAACGAATTCTGCGACACTTCCGAGGAGAATCCTCGACGTGCCGGACCGACCGTGACTACCCATGATCACGTGGTCGACGTTCCCGTCGTCGACGTACTCGAGAATCGCGTTCACTGGCCGATTCGGTTTCTGTCCGGCAAACACCGTCGTCGATACGTCGACGTCGTACTCGCGAGCGAGGTCTTCTGCGTCTGCCAGTAGTTGCTCTGCTTCCGCTTCGATCTGCTCGTACTGTGCTGGGGTGTGAACAAATTGTCCCTCACCGTAGTGGGTTTCCAGCGGATCGATTGCATGGAGTACTGTTGCTTCGACGTCTGGGAAGACCGTGAACGCGTATTCGAGGGCTTTTCTCGACTGTTCTGAGCCGTCGATTGGAACGAGATGATGCTTCTCACCCGTTCGTTGATTGGGGCGAACAATCGTGACGGGGACGGGCGCTCGCCGCAGTACGCGCTCGGCGACGCTCCCCATCAGGATCCGTGAGGCTCTCTCTCTCTGCCGTGGCTCCCCATCACGATCTCGTCGATGTCGTTTTCCTCGCTGTAGGTGACGATTTCACGACTCGGGCGGCCGGCTCGAATCTCGGTCTCTACCTCGATATCGTGGCGTTCTGCAAGGTCTACTAACTCGGTGAGTTTCTCCTCGGGGTTCAGGTTGTCGTCGTTCAGTACGATATATCGGAGGCCAGTGACGTGAATGAGCGTGAAGTGTCCGTCCGGGAACGTATCTATGGCGTGCTCGAACGCTTCTTTCGAGAGTGGCGACCCGTCTGTCGGTACCAGTACGTTCCGGGGCATGGTAGATTATACGGCTCCAACTGTGTTAGATGTTCTCGGCCGGGGGACATTGGCGGGACTCTGAGCAAGACTGGGGAAATTTCGAGAAATGATTCGATTTCTGCTGTCGTCTGCTTCTGCTCGCATGGAGGAGATCTACGGGGGTACGAGGTAGTTCACGCGCCCGCCTCTGCTCAGACTTCGAACTTTCGAGTACCCGCCGAACGCGGGCGAGGGCTCGCGATCCTGCCCGGCTGTTCGTGAGCTCATGGCCTGAAATTCGATTCCCTCTCCCACAGTCCTTGAGGCAAATGGCTGCTCATCTCGTACAAGATCTGATGGAGCAGGGACGTCCGGCTCGACGATGGTTGGATCCTTGCCCTTTCGATCGACCGCTGATCGGAGTGCTGCGAGGTCGACCACGGCAGGTACACCGGTGAGGTCCTGCAGGACGACTCGGGAGGGCGTGAATGGGAGTTCGACGTTTGGTACCTCGGGTTCCCACGAGGCAGCATTGCGAACGTCTTCGGCGGTTACCGTCTCTCCGTCGACGTTGCGGAGAACGGACTCGAGGAGCACGCGGATACTGACGGGGACCCGATCGAGTTCACAGAGACCCTCGTCTCCGAGGACTGTGAGGTCGGCCATCTTCTATGGGGTGCCGTCGAACTCGAATTCGCGA contains:
- a CDS encoding transglutaminase TgpA family protein; translation: MADSEGTALTESSGSRQWGRTVLVVLIAVAVVFATGLTPALGSLTGGTPASQFVPVPENPQSQAQAGGGQGSGAYNLSGQPGSTPESSSQQSGDPAKMGALSAGKQASVGGSLAAGNDTYFRSLNDEVHFVATSEKPRYWRTNAYDQYTGGGWEQSGSPEPYSPPIQESPRGDRISYAIELQQAATSLPTVWTPQYVESGAELFVTPTTSIVTGNAVPAGTRYQGVSYRPPRDPDILKTADGSTPSQIERQYTQLPNESRAALQPLASNLTANTTSRYEAAKRIETWLESSKSYSLSVSAPPSDGVARQFVYEMDEGYCEYFATSMTTMLRSEGIPARYVVGYAPGERTGQDEYTVRAMHAHAWVEVYFDGVGWVRFDPTPASERQSQEAQAAMNQGSSSYQAASTDGSPTNSSSSSETSKPGENDSQSGEQTTSGSTTTTAPTATTTTTTTETTGTTSTTATTTTTTTTTTTSSDETEQSESSQNETKTESEGPAPLNVSLNREPVPGARVVVTVTRNNSAVADASVLFNGEPVGRTGENGTVEGIVPYTEQLDISVRTLENPPELIGGMGTNPGFASVQPARNNSSESYSLDTDATVAVLGRTVTANEVRLLATIDGVPVRNATVTMDGEAVARTNASGATRVTLPSEPGEAMIRVQRGAVNGTHTVDLPRLNISANSTAPLALPFTEVTIRADMNGSGVTGVPIRVNGEKVGTTGPDGTLTTRLPLAATAVFELQQFGQQRSTRITGLYKNTGLVGGALALVGILVLYGRRRTGVTGKSLLETIVSAAVRTLRWLVDTILVVAVGLAGWVSRSLVRLKDALLALVATLQGKLSPRVLAARFVAWLRGVRRQIVTATESVKSSFQNVQHSLQTDSDGTRQSDYRTFRDAWATFLAYLSVRTPDRYTPGELAEYAVREDGLPADAVETLRDEFRAVEYGRREPSARLERVEAASQAIEAAKRPDDEVDADEGGED
- a CDS encoding DUF7269 family protein yields the protein MRFRTFVGILGVASLGTGLLFMYEPALAAELPPLEQAKATFQGIPPSKLLVGLGGALSLYAGVAAWTAGGHPDESPLDADTTRFGAAHQAPPEMVVDDDRVPVNALSGKAFEQVGESRSNVATVQHQLRATVRTALVLDGRDPEPVIEEGTWTDSRLAAAYLSESEDLRPSVWSRLRMWLDLEQERERRFRVTLHEVEQFVGKQTGGDQ
- a CDS encoding DUF58 domain-containing protein, giving the protein MSETYQRISRWQATGIAALLLVAVGFLYASPVVVAAAAIPVAFTAYESLSTVSASAELQAEREISATGARPGEHVEVKVSLTNTGSAAIPDLRVIDDVPDELAVVSGSPRLGATLRSGDTESLTYEVVAKRGSYEFADPVVRGRSFAASEHSTVSVATTGDSTLEGLRAIDAPPVDNTAILRAGTQTTDQGGPGVEFYRTREYQPGDPLNRLNWRQYAKTGELSTVEFREEHATRTALIVDARQPTRVTPQPGHPTATELSAYVSARLYSALTNADVETIVTAIGLPDDVDVRLGPHGLPWSTEESATTAEAVLDAVDQVATRGPTRTTAGLSTPPAGDELSGSKPAVANGLLARLPPRATVVIATPLVDNWPLKLAGALRPHGYPVTIVSPDVTTHGEALEAPVGLHRDLRQQTLSQAGFTVVDWQLDTPLDTTLESALAHIIQ
- a CDS encoding DUF7519 family protein, producing MAVSLDLTLALGSAWVTALSLGGAIWFATTLRWKLVGRFIAGLLVGLFGLGTTVALIYTGVTLAGSLFPQPTAAQSATAILAMAAQLFVVFGVTIAVVGAVSTVGGLIDRSALQFLWGVTLQSAVPSSVGAAVLTAVAIVGKVQLQSLNQTVESTVRTGIHEAVSMLLSPATSHPNLTSLAGLVLVTMWLLNRVIRTLPLAELLGPHRVEPLQTAQQSISYVLFASAVGILVGLCTDYLIPGATIRQELSPSAYRLLVDVTAFEAIRVVLLGLSVLGLLLIIVTTTVKWVATTSPGNATTRFAPLGSGVAIGGIALVLHGQLVWSAQDFVARNLPRTVSGTYQRLSEGVIQYYGTLTLTLAVFALLLVVAASVVLLLRVSIWTRIIPNTTTGPALAGSGLFLATAFGGTQSLPPTFVFVGILGSFVVWDAGRFAWTLGREIGRQAPTHKVEAVHVSGTLLVGGIAAVLATTTLTYATEVTIINPSTVQVAAVGVAGSLFLLVFASR
- a CDS encoding universal stress protein, with translation MGSVAERVLRRAPVPVTIVRPNQRTGEKHHLVPIDGSEQSRKALEYAFTVFPDVEATVLHAIDPLETHYGEGQFVHTPAQYEQIEAEAEQLLADAEDLAREYDVDVSTTVFAGQKPNRPVNAILEYVDDGNVDHVIMGSHGRSGTSRILLGSVAEFVARRSPAPVTVVR
- a CDS encoding universal stress protein, giving the protein MPRNVLVPTDGSPLSKEAFEHAIDTFPDGHFTLIHVTGLRYIVLNDDNLNPEEKLTELVDLAERHDIEVETEIRAGRPSREIVTYSEENDIDEIVMGSHGREREPHGS